From the genome of Methylocystis bryophila, one region includes:
- a CDS encoding DUF1254 domain-containing protein — MRLTSGETSARFCGARGIGDPRIAITLLLALMGNNALAAASDLESRPAPANAVSRQAAERAKALGVYSEAIARAAAAWGAPLVTMYCLRYNDALGPHPKAAVNSIWRMEDISTPELSEEAGYVTPNVNTLYGFGFLDLAAEPVILSVPNSHGRYYMVEIVDFWTNAFAYAGGVASGYKGGKFALVGPDWKGKLPPDAKRIDSPTRWVLIQPRVHVLDRDDLPAAKTVLEGVKAQGLAEALGRTPAPAPRYDYAAPLFADPKLPVSALKFKDPLQFWEILGEAMRENPPPKDQISALLPLFKPLGIVPGEPWDRAKLPPGVVDSMTKVAQSIGAEIALLPSGSFRNGWLVPPPTTGDFGNDYYNRAVIARNGLTANTPKEAIYIGGLSGSDGNRLSGKNRYTATFKTLPPYIEPGFWSLTLYDLANNYTVSNPINRYSLGSDNKKLKRNPDGSLTIYLQNENPGADREQNWLPAPKGDYYLILRAYAPGQALIRSQTDPQAFPLPPIELVK; from the coding sequence ATGCGGCTTACATCTGGCGAGACGAGCGCACGCTTTTGCGGAGCCCGCGGAATCGGCGACCCTCGCATAGCGATCACATTGCTCTTGGCCCTTATGGGGAATAACGCCCTCGCGGCGGCGTCAGATCTCGAGAGCCGGCCCGCTCCAGCAAACGCGGTTTCTCGACAGGCCGCAGAACGAGCCAAGGCGCTCGGCGTCTACTCCGAGGCGATCGCTAGAGCCGCCGCAGCCTGGGGCGCGCCGCTCGTGACCATGTATTGCTTGCGCTACAATGACGCCTTGGGACCCCATCCCAAGGCCGCAGTGAATTCAATTTGGAGGATGGAGGACATCTCGACGCCCGAGCTGTCTGAGGAAGCGGGCTATGTGACCCCCAACGTCAACACGCTTTATGGATTTGGCTTTCTCGATCTTGCCGCCGAGCCGGTGATCCTCAGCGTCCCCAACTCGCACGGCCGTTATTACATGGTGGAGATCGTCGATTTTTGGACCAACGCTTTTGCTTACGCGGGCGGCGTCGCAAGCGGCTACAAGGGCGGAAAATTCGCCCTGGTCGGACCCGATTGGAAGGGCAAGCTCCCGCCAGACGCAAAGCGGATCGATTCGCCCACGCGCTGGGTCCTGATTCAACCCCGAGTCCATGTCCTGGACCGCGACGACCTGCCGGCGGCCAAGACGGTGCTCGAGGGTGTGAAGGCGCAAGGGCTGGCCGAGGCCCTGGGAAGGACCCCGGCGCCGGCGCCCCGCTATGATTATGCTGCGCCGCTGTTCGCCGACCCGAAGCTGCCGGTCAGCGCGCTGAAATTCAAGGACCCGTTGCAGTTTTGGGAAATTCTCGGCGAAGCGATGAGAGAGAATCCGCCGCCGAAAGACCAGATCTCCGCGCTTTTGCCGCTGTTCAAGCCCCTTGGGATCGTCCCTGGCGAGCCCTGGGATCGCGCCAAGCTGCCGCCCGGCGTCGTCGATTCGATGACGAAAGTCGCCCAGTCGATCGGGGCGGAAATAGCTTTGCTCCCGAGCGGAAGCTTCCGCAATGGCTGGCTCGTGCCGCCGCCGACGACGGGCGACTTCGGGAACGACTACTATAATCGCGCAGTCATCGCCCGAAACGGGCTCACTGCGAACACGCCCAAGGAGGCGATCTATATCGGCGGCCTTTCCGGAAGCGACGGCAATCGGCTTTCCGGCAAAAACCGCTACACAGCGACCTTCAAGACGCTGCCGCCCTATATCGAGCCGGGCTTTTGGTCCCTGACCTTGTACGACCTGGCGAACAATTACACGGTTTCAAATCCGATCAATCGCTACTCGCTCGGAAGCGACAACAAGAAGCTAAAGCGCAATCCGGACGGGTCGCTCACAATCTATCTGCAGAACGAGAATCCAGGGGCTGATCGGGAACAAAACTGGCTGCCGGCGCCGAAGGGCGACTATTATCTGATCTTGCGCGCCTATGCGCCGGGCCAGGCGCTGATCCGATCACAGACCGACCCGCAAGCCTTCCCGCTGCCGCCAATCGAACTGGTAAAATAA
- a CDS encoding acyl carrier protein, which translates to MNQTVRRLLDRQGCLHRPAMTLASDANLYDEGLTPFAAIRVMLALEDHYEIEFPVSMLRRQSFASIDSIVACLEALPLSKRLASRAA; encoded by the coding sequence ATGAACCAGACCGTCCGCCGCCTTCTTGATCGGCAAGGCTGCTTGCACCGCCCCGCGATGACTCTCGCCTCCGACGCCAATCTGTATGACGAAGGACTGACGCCTTTCGCGGCGATCCGCGTCATGCTCGCGCTCGAGGATCATTATGAGATCGAGTTCCCGGTCTCGATGCTGCGACGCCAGAGCTTTGCCTCGATCGACTCGATCGTCGCTTGTCTCGAGGCGCTCCCGCTTTCCAAAAGGCTCGCGAGCCGCGCCGCTTAA
- the ilvD gene encoding dihydroxy-acid dehydratase, with amino-acid sequence MPPYRSRTSTHGRNMAGARGLWRATGMREEDFGKPIIAIANSFTQFVPGHVHLQDLGQLVAREVENAGGVAKEFNTIAIDDGIAMGHDGMLYSLPSREIIADSVEYMANAHCADALVCISNCDKITPGMLMAALRLNIPTIFVSGGPMEAGKADVHGKAVALDLIDAMVAAADEHYSDAEVKTIERSACPTCGSCSGMFTANSMNCLVEALGLALPGNGTALATHADRKELFLEAGRRIVELARRWYEEDDASALPRSIASFKAFENAMTLDIAMGGSTNTVLHLLAAAHEAEVGFTMADIDRLSRRVPVLCKVAPAKADVHLEDVHRAGGVMAILGELLRAGLIHDGLPTVHSKTLRDAISAWDICGGAGVAARNFFQAAPGGVPTQTAFSQSRRYEALDMDRAHGVIRDAAHAFSKDGGLAVLSGNLAEDGCIVKTAGVDDSVLKFTGPARVYESQDAAVSGILTGDVKEGDVVVIRYEGPRGGPGMQEMLYPTSYLKSKGLGKACALITDGRFSGGTSGLSIGHVSPEAAEGGLIALVEDGDRIEIDIPGRSLKLAVSEAELAARRKAQQAKGFAPAQARHRVVSKALRAYAAMATSAAKGAVREVG; translated from the coding sequence ATGCCTCCCTATCGTTCGCGCACCTCGACCCATGGCCGCAATATGGCGGGCGCACGAGGCCTCTGGCGCGCGACGGGAATGCGCGAGGAGGATTTCGGCAAGCCGATCATCGCGATCGCCAATTCCTTCACGCAATTTGTGCCGGGTCATGTGCATCTCCAGGATCTAGGCCAGCTCGTCGCGCGCGAGGTCGAGAACGCCGGCGGAGTCGCCAAAGAGTTCAACACGATCGCGATCGACGACGGCATTGCGATGGGGCATGACGGCATGCTCTATTCGCTCCCGTCGCGCGAGATCATCGCCGACAGCGTCGAATATATGGCCAATGCGCATTGCGCCGACGCTCTCGTTTGCATCTCGAATTGCGACAAGATCACCCCTGGCATGCTGATGGCCGCGTTGCGGCTGAACATTCCGACGATCTTCGTCTCCGGCGGCCCCATGGAGGCCGGCAAGGCTGACGTGCATGGCAAAGCCGTCGCGCTCGATCTCATCGACGCGATGGTGGCCGCCGCCGACGAGCATTACAGCGACGCCGAGGTCAAGACGATCGAACGCTCGGCTTGCCCGACTTGCGGCTCCTGCTCGGGCATGTTCACGGCGAACTCGATGAACTGCCTCGTCGAGGCCCTGGGGCTGGCGCTGCCGGGCAACGGCACGGCGCTCGCGACCCATGCCGATCGCAAGGAGTTGTTCCTGGAAGCGGGGCGGCGCATCGTCGAGCTCGCGCGCCGCTGGTATGAGGAAGATGACGCCAGCGCCTTGCCGCGTTCGATCGCGAGCTTCAAGGCTTTCGAGAATGCGATGACGCTCGACATCGCCATGGGCGGATCGACGAACACGGTGCTGCATCTTCTGGCCGCGGCGCATGAGGCCGAGGTCGGCTTCACCATGGCCGACATCGACCGATTGTCGCGACGCGTGCCGGTGCTCTGCAAGGTCGCGCCCGCGAAGGCCGACGTGCATCTCGAGGACGTGCATCGCGCCGGCGGGGTCATGGCGATTTTGGGCGAGCTCCTGCGCGCGGGCCTCATTCACGATGGGCTCCCCACCGTGCACAGCAAGACCCTGAGAGACGCCATCTCGGCCTGGGATATTTGCGGCGGCGCGGGCGTCGCCGCGCGAAACTTCTTCCAGGCTGCGCCGGGCGGCGTGCCGACCCAGACGGCCTTTTCGCAAAGCCGCCGCTATGAAGCGCTCGACATGGATCGCGCGCATGGCGTCATCCGCGATGCGGCCCACGCCTTCTCCAAGGACGGCGGCCTCGCTGTGCTCTCCGGCAATCTCGCCGAGGACGGCTGCATCGTGAAGACCGCCGGCGTCGACGACAGCGTTCTCAAATTCACCGGGCCGGCTCGGGTCTATGAGAGCCAGGACGCGGCGGTCTCCGGGATTCTCACGGGCGATGTGAAGGAAGGCGACGTCGTCGTCATTCGTTATGAGGGTCCGCGCGGCGGTCCGGGCATGCAGGAAATGCTCTATCCGACGAGCTATCTGAAATCGAAAGGTCTCGGCAAAGCCTGCGCGCTGATCACCGACGGGCGTTTTTCCGGGGGAACCTCGGGGCTATCCATCGGCCATGTCTCGCCGGAAGCGGCGGAAGGCGGGCTCATCGCGCTCGTTGAAGACGGCGATCGCATCGAGATCGACATACCGGGCCGCTCGCTCAAGCTCGCGGTGAGCGAGGCGGAGCTTGCCGCGCGCCGCAAGGCGCAGCAGGCGAAGGGTTTCGCGCCCGCGCAAGCGCGCCATCGAGTCGTCTCCAAGGCGTTGCGCGCCTATGCGGCGATGGCGACGAGCGCGGCCAAGGGGGCGGTGCGGGAGGTGGGGTAG
- a CDS encoding antibiotic biosynthesis monooxygenase family protein, with translation MTSARFASTPKPPYWVVVFTALRKDADPAYDAMGAKMFELATSQPGFLGIEAAHDSEGFGVTAIYYTDETSILAWKANAEHLVAQQLGKERWYAHYEVRVARVERAYGGP, from the coding sequence ATGACGTCTGCGCGCTTCGCCAGCACGCCGAAACCGCCCTATTGGGTCGTCGTCTTCACCGCGCTGCGCAAGGACGCCGACCCCGCCTATGACGCGATGGGCGCGAAGATGTTCGAGCTCGCGACGTCGCAGCCGGGCTTTCTGGGGATCGAGGCCGCGCATGATTCCGAGGGCTTCGGCGTCACGGCGATTTATTACACCGACGAGACGTCGATCCTGGCCTGGAAGGCCAACGCCGAGCATCTCGTCGCGCAACAGCTCGGCAAGGAGCGCTGGTACGCGCATTATGAAGTGCGCGTCGCACGGGTGGAGCGGGCCTATGGGGGGCCGTGA